In Merismopedia glauca CCAP 1448/3, the genomic stretch CGATCGCCTCAATCGTAGAAGAGGGAATAGATCTAACAAACGCCGTCCTCCCCGTTACTAAGGAGAGGGTTTTAACTTCTGACTTCTGACTTTTGCTATATTAGCTCAAAGGTTTTTATCGATCCAACCTTTCTGTAGTGCCAAAATTACGGCTTGAGTGCGATCTTTCACGTCTAATTTTTGTAAAATGGCGTGCATATGGACTCTGACAGTACCAGTTGTAATATAGAGGATATCAGCGACTTCTTGGTTAGATTTTCCAGCCGCGATGAGAGAGATAATTTCTTGTTCTCTTTTGGTTAAAGGATTATGGCTGAGTGCAGAGGAGTTAGAACTAAATTTTATAGCTTTGGGGGTGAAAGCCGCTTGAATTTCTTGGGTAGCTACAGCATCCCACCAAGAAGCACCACCAGCGACAGAACGAATCGCTAAAATTAGGTTTTCGGCGGCGATTCCCTTCAAACAATAGCCTTGAGCTTTAGCTTCGATGAGTTGAGCTATTAAATTGGTTGATGAATGAGAAGTAAGGATTAAAATTGGTAAATTTGGACGTTTTTGTTTAATTTTACGACAAGCTTCGACACCAGCAATTCCTGGTAAGACTACATCTAAAATAGCGATATCTAGGGGTAAGCTACAGGCTAAATCGATCGCACTTTCTCCGTCTGATGCTTCTGCGACTATTTGTAAAGTGGGTTCTTGTGCGAGTCGTACTGACAACCCCAAGCGAAATAACTCATCGTCTTCTACCAGTAAAATCCTAATTGGTTCTGGTGTATTTGGCATTACCGAATAGTAGGAAAGTGCGCGGGGAGAGTGAATTTAAAAATCGCTCCTTGAGGTGAGCGAGTCTCTGCCCAAATTTTACCCTGATGAGCTTCAATAATTTGACGACTTAGATAAAGTCCTAATCCCGAACCTTTGGTGTGGCGATCGCTATTAGCTTGATAGAATCTATCGAATAATAATGGTAGTTCTTCTAGTTTAATTCCTTGACCTGTATCTCTAACTTCAACCATGCGATCGCTACCATGAGGAGCAAAGATTATTTCTATTTTACCTCCTCTTAAAGAATGATTGATGGCATTGAGAATTAGGTTCAGAAAAACTCGATATAATTGAACGCGATCGCCATTTACCCAACAAGCTTGGCGAAAATCTGAATTACTGTAGCCCAAATGTAAGGTAATTTGCCGATTTGATGCCAACTGATTTAATTCTAATATCGCTTGTTCGGCTACGGTTACTAAATCGATAACTTCTGTTTGTAAAGACAAACCTTCTACATCGTGTTTGTAGACATCTGATAGAGTTTGGACTAGTTCTATCGTAGTTTGATGGGAAGTCATCATGATTGATAAAACTCGACGTTGAGCAGTAGTAATTTGACCAAATTTTTCTGATTGAAAGGCTTTAATTGTTTCCACTGCGCCTAGTAATGGGGTACGTAAATCGTGGGTTAAAGTAGCCGCAAAATCTTCTTTGAGATCAGCCATTTTTAGTTGAGATTGTAACTTATATTCTTGAGTAGCAACAGTTTGTTGATAATCTCGATTAGCTTCGAGAAGCCAGATAGTTACAGCTAGAGCGATCGCCGCCACTAATCTATTAATAATGTCTGCTATTGTAATGGGATGAATTCCTGGAATTATCAAGTTGAGAATAGTAACTAAAATAGCTAACGCAGCCAGGGATCTAACTTTAGATGAACTAGTATGGGTATCGGCTAATAAAATTGCTCCCACATATAGATAACCCATTACATATGTAGGAGGAGTTGTATATTCTAGAATGGCGATCGCTAAAAAGATTATGCCAACTATTGACCAATGATTTTTTCCACTTTGATTTCGGGAAGGCTGAGCCTTGATTTTCACAATTTTTCTCCTTATAAATCTTGATATTTCTGTTATAACCAACTGAGATTTAATTGAGTCTAAACTTATAATATATATCTTGAGTTATACGTTCCTAAACCCGATATATACAGCTACAAATATGATGCTCAAATATATTTTTATATCTTTTGTTTATAGCTAAATCGCTCGGCTTTTGTTTAATATTGATAAATAACTTCGGATTAATTTGTG encodes the following:
- a CDS encoding response regulator transcription factor yields the protein MPNTPEPIRILLVEDDELFRLGLSVRLAQEPTLQIVAEASDGESAIDLACSLPLDIAILDVVLPGIAGVEACRKIKQKRPNLPILILTSHSSTNLIAQLIEAKAQGYCLKGIAAENLILAIRSVAGGASWWDAVATQEIQAAFTPKAIKFSSNSSALSHNPLTKREQEIISLIAAGKSNQEVADILYITTGTVRVHMHAILQKLDVKDRTQAVILALQKGWIDKNL
- a CDS encoding sensor histidine kinase, whose product is MKIKAQPSRNQSGKNHWSIVGIIFLAIAILEYTTPPTYVMGYLYVGAILLADTHTSSSKVRSLAALAILVTILNLIIPGIHPITIADIINRLVAAIALAVTIWLLEANRDYQQTVATQEYKLQSQLKMADLKEDFAATLTHDLRTPLLGAVETIKAFQSEKFGQITTAQRRVLSIMMTSHQTTIELVQTLSDVYKHDVEGLSLQTEVIDLVTVAEQAILELNQLASNRQITLHLGYSNSDFRQACWVNGDRVQLYRVFLNLILNAINHSLRGGKIEIIFAPHGSDRMVEVRDTGQGIKLEELPLLFDRFYQANSDRHTKGSGLGLYLSRQIIEAHQGKIWAETRSPQGAIFKFTLPAHFPTIR